In the Lates calcarifer isolate ASB-BC8 linkage group LG24, TLL_Latcal_v3, whole genome shotgun sequence genome, one interval contains:
- the rrs1 gene encoding ribosome biogenesis regulatory protein homolog, which produces MAAHSVEALLAKAEQEEAEKLRSIAVHKELDLEFDVGNLLACDKNRIESRDFREQKKEDFLRSLARDNTQLLINEIWKLPTERVEEAIVAKLPEPTTPLPREKPPPKPKPPTKWEQFAKLKGIQKKKKTNLVWDENAKEWRRRWGYKRANDDTKEWLIEVPETADPNEDQFAKRVKAKKERVAKNELNRLKNIARAQKVKVPGVGLTPTAQQSKDELVRAVSVAKTSTASVGRFQDRLPKEKAPKNTGKKRKFEPLIGDFSNEKQKQLELLKVMDSKKPKLDITKAVNKQMREEDREEASAKYKKGAGKKGRKGNMSGKGKGKGGKGKGGKAAGGGGGKKRSKPGKR; this is translated from the coding sequence ATGGCCGCGCACAGTGTGGAAGCGCTGTTAGCTAAAGCTGAGcaagaagaggcagaaaaactgCGAAGCATCGCCGTCCACAAAGAGCTGGACCTGGAGTTTGACGTCGGTAACCTGCTGGCGTGTGACAAAAACCGCATCGAGTCCCGAGACTTCAGGGAACAGAAGAAAGAGGACTTCCTGCGGTCTCTGGCTCGTGACAACACACAACTCCTCATCAACGAGATCTGGAAGCTGCCCACGGAGAGGGTCGAGGAGGCGATAGTGGCCAAACTACCGGAGCCGACGACCCCGCTGCCCAGAGAGAAACCGCCTCCAAAACCCAAACCTCCGACGAAATGGGAGCAGTTCGCAAAACTGAAGGGCatacagaagaagaagaagaccaACCTGGTGTGGGACGAGAATGCGAAGGAGTGGAGGAGGCGCTGGGGCTACAAGAGGGCCAACGATGACACCAAGGAGTGGCTGATCGAGGTGCCGGAGACCGCAGACCCGAACGAGGACCAGTTCGCCAAACGCGTTAAAGCCAAGAAGGAGAGAGTGGCCAAAAATGAGctcaacagactgaagaacatCGCCAGGGCTCAGAAAGTCAAAGTCCCAGGCGTGGGGCTGACCCCGACAGCCCAGCAGTCCAAAGACGAGCTGGTCAGGGCCGTGAGCGTGGCCAAAACCTCCACAGCATCCGTGGGGAGGTTCCAGGACCGGCTGCCTAAAGAGAAAGCACCAAAGAACACAGGCAAGAAGAGGAAGTTCGAGCCTCTCATCGGTGACTTTTCCAACGAGAAGCAGAAGCAGCTGGAGCTTCTGAAAGTTATGGACAGCAAGAAGCCCAAGCTGGACATCACCAAGGCTGTCAATAAacagatgagagaggaggacagggaggaggcCTCGGCCAAATACAAGAAGGGAGCAGGGAAGAAGGGACGCAAAGGAAACATGTCAGGAAAAGGCAAAGGAAAGGGGGGCAAAGGAAAAGGAGGtaaagcagcaggaggaggaggagggaagaagagatCTAAACCTGGGAAGCGCTGA
- the crhb gene encoding corticotropin releasing hormone b: MKLNLLGTTVILLVAFLPRYECRAIESPGGALRVPAPQTQNSQQQQQQQQSGPILERLGEEYFIRLGNGDSNSFPSSSMYPGGSPAIYNRALQLQLTRRLLQGKVGNIRALISGFGDRGDESMERGRRSEDPPISLDLTFHLLREMMEMSRAEQLAQQAQNNRRMMELFGK, from the coding sequence ATGAAGCTCAATTTACTTGGTACCACCGTGATTCTGCTTGTTGCCTTCTTACCGCGCTACGAATGTCGGGCTATTGAGAGCCCTGGCGGTGCTCTGCGCGTCCCAGCTCCCCAAACCCAAAactcccagcagcagcagcaacagcagcagtctggTCCCATCCTGGAGCGGCTCGGAGAGGAGTATTTCATCCGACTGGGCAACGGGGACTCTAACTCTTTCCCATCATCGTCCATGTATCCCGGCGGATCACCTGCCATCTACAACAGAGCGTTGCAACTCCAGCTGACGCGGCGCCTTTTACAAGGGAAAGTTGGGAACATCAGGGCGCTCATAAGCGGCTTCGGAGACCGCGGGGACGAGTCGATGGAGAGGGGAAGGAGGTCCGAGGACCCGCCGATATCCCTGGATCTGACCTTCCACCTGCTTcgggagatgatggagatgtcCAGGGCGGAACAGCTGGCCCAGCAGGCGCAAAACAACAGAAGAATGATGGAGCTCTTCGGGAAATGA
- the trim55b gene encoding tripartite motif-containing protein 55, with protein MNTMENLEKQLICPICLEMFTKPVVILPCQHNLCRKCANDVFQASNPYLPTRSGSVTSGGRFRCPSCRHEVVLDRHGVYGLQRNLLVENIIDMFKQESSSTKPAPQQKEETPMCDVHEEEKINIYCVTHGVPTCSMCKVFGAHKDCEVAPISSVYQTKKTELSDGIAMMVGNNDRMQGIISQLEEACRAIEENGRRQKTQVCEKFDQLYSILEERKREMSQKVTAEQEEKVNYIRGLTRKYGDHLEESCKIVEMGIQTMEEPEMALFLQNTKPLLKKITEASSTAHLDKVERGYESMDHYTVDFKKEGKALRSIDFIQDDEDEDDEDEDGEAGAEEGEGAQTVSGGSAVTPASIQPPPPPPPQQINSTPSSTST; from the exons atgaatacCATGGAGAACTTGGAGAAACAGCTGATTTGTCCCATATGCCTGGAAATGTTTACAAAACCTGTTGTCATCCTGCCCTGCCAGCACAACCTTTGCAGAAAATGTGCCAATGATGTTTTCCAG GCTTCAAACCCATACCTTCCAACAAGAAGTGGCTCAGTCACATCTGGTGGCCGCTTCCGATGCCCATCCTGCAGACATGAGGTGGTTCTGGACAGGCACGGCGTTTATGGGCTACAGAGGAACCTGCTCGTTGAGAATATTATTGATATGTTCAAGCAGGAGTCAAGCAG CACCAAGCCAGCACCGCAGCAAAAGGAAGAAACACCCATGTGTGATGTCCACGAGGAGGAAAAGATCAATATTTACTGTGTGACCCACGGTGTGCCCACATGCTCCATGTGTAAGGTTTTTGGAGCTCACAAAGACTGTGAGGTGGCACCTATTAGTAGTGTTTACCAGACAAAGAAG ACAGAGCTGAGTGACGGGATTGCCATGATGGTCGGTAACAACGACAGGATGCAAGGCATCATTAGTCAGCTAGAGGAAGCCTGTCGTGCCATAGAG GAGAATGGTCGGAGGCAGAAGACTCAGGTGTGCGAGAAGTTCGACCAGCTGTACTCCAtcctggaggagaggaagagggagatgaGTCAGAAGGTGACGGCTGAACAGGAAGAGAAGGTGAACTACATCCGGGGCCTGACCAGGAAGTATGGAGACCATCTGGAGGAGAGCTGTAAGATTGTGGAGATGGGGATCCAGACCATGGAGGAGCCGGAGATGGCCTTATTCCTGCAG AACACAAAGCCTCTCCTCAAAAA GATCACAGAGGCCTCCAGCACAGCACACTTGGATAAAGTTGAGCGTGGCTATGAGAGTATGGATCACTACACCGTTGACTTCAAGAAAGAGGGCAAGGCCCTGCGCAGCATCGACTTCATCCAAG ATGATGAAGACGAGGATGACGAGGACGAGGATGGCGAGGCAGGcgcagaggaaggagagggggcCCAGACTGTTTCCGGAGGCAGCGCCGTCACACCCGCCTCCatccagcctcctcctcctcctcccccccagCAGATAAACTCCACCCCCAGCTCCACTTCGACCTAG